A window of the Chloroflexus sp. Y-396-1 genome harbors these coding sequences:
- the sfsA gene encoding DNA/RNA nuclease SfsA: MPTGQGSGQHTIVRVPLSTGAPLVEASFAARSGQFLVEAQMGGRMVRAHLADRGRLIDLLVPGARLLLAPREEIGRKTAFQVVAVYQNGDLVSLDSQLPNRLVAAALSLGALPQFARYSRVQRDVQLGPHRIDFRLSEGLDTCLLEVKSVTHLVEGVAVFPDAPTERGHRHLELLINAARNGQRAAVVFIIQRSKGCAFAPDETIDIDFSRALRLARSVGVEVYAYSCPVSITGITLGREVPVFNSLAAVPLDVRRGC; the protein is encoded by the coding sequence ATGCCAACAGGACAAGGATCAGGACAACACACCATCGTTCGGGTGCCGCTCTCAACCGGTGCACCGTTGGTTGAAGCCAGCTTTGCAGCGCGATCCGGTCAATTCTTGGTTGAAGCGCAGATGGGTGGACGAATGGTACGTGCCCATCTCGCCGACAGAGGTCGTTTGATCGATCTTCTCGTTCCAGGGGCACGCCTGTTACTCGCGCCACGTGAGGAAATTGGCCGGAAGACCGCGTTTCAGGTTGTAGCTGTCTATCAAAATGGTGATCTCGTTTCACTTGATAGCCAATTACCCAATCGTCTAGTTGCTGCGGCTTTGTCACTCGGTGCGCTCCCACAGTTTGCCCGTTATTCACGTGTGCAGCGTGATGTGCAACTGGGTCCCCATCGCATCGATTTTCGCCTGAGTGAAGGACTAGACACCTGTCTCTTAGAGGTGAAGTCAGTTACTCACCTTGTCGAGGGTGTTGCCGTCTTTCCCGACGCACCGACCGAGCGTGGTCATCGTCATCTCGAGCTGTTGATCAATGCGGCCCGTAATGGTCAACGGGCAGCCGTGGTGTTTATCATTCAACGTTCTAAAGGCTGTGCGTTTGCTCCTGATGAAACGATCGATATTGATTTCAGTCGTGCACTACGGCTTGCACGCTCGGTAGGAGTGGAGGTGTACGCCTACAGTTGTCCTGTCTCGATCACAGGTATCACGCTTGGTCGCGAAGTACCGGTTTTTAACTCACTTGCGGCGGTACCACTTGATGTGCGGCGTGGCTGTTGA
- a CDS encoding homoserine kinase, whose amino-acid sequence MLTHEDIARVLAHYDVGELRSSRAAGHGMINETAIVETSFGRFVLRRNRRSSGLQTIKLRHRLLEWLRQRGFPAPRVLPTRNGETMVIIDEQVYELSIFIVGDEFDPARPRQLSDVGRVLSSYHRAVTDFPEPPPPSAPRYLPSSLRGLTERLITRDILGDLTLSLHWYERRIAELCRQLSDETYESLPHLLIHGDMHRDNIIFRGDAVAALIDYDQICIDARLVDIADALVDMAIGSPPPNWPMWGVYRAPLDLERVRLFLRAYNAVVPLSRTEVQALPAMLEVIWLQGNLRRTLSTPDAEPEYHLELLGQGQWLAEWMDRHRDRILEAVMVY is encoded by the coding sequence ATGCTGACTCATGAAGATATTGCCCGCGTACTGGCACACTACGATGTCGGCGAGCTACGGTCGAGCCGCGCCGCTGGTCACGGTATGATCAATGAAACAGCGATTGTTGAGACCAGCTTCGGACGCTTTGTGCTCCGCCGTAACCGGCGCTCCAGTGGCTTGCAAACGATCAAACTACGTCACCGCCTACTCGAATGGCTCCGACAACGAGGCTTTCCCGCACCACGTGTCCTGCCAACCAGGAATGGCGAAACAATGGTGATCATCGATGAACAAGTCTACGAGCTTAGCATATTTATCGTCGGCGATGAGTTCGATCCCGCTCGTCCACGACAACTGAGCGATGTTGGTCGGGTACTGAGTAGTTATCATCGGGCCGTCACCGATTTTCCCGAACCACCACCACCATCTGCACCGCGTTATTTACCTTCCAGCTTACGTGGACTGACCGAACGCTTGATCACTCGTGACATACTCGGTGATTTAACGCTCTCACTGCACTGGTACGAGCGACGCATTGCCGAGTTATGCCGTCAGTTGAGCGATGAGACCTACGAATCTTTACCACATCTGCTGATCCACGGCGACATGCATCGCGATAATATCATCTTTCGCGGTGATGCGGTAGCGGCCTTGATTGATTACGACCAGATTTGCATTGACGCTCGCCTGGTCGATATAGCCGATGCACTGGTCGATATGGCGATCGGTTCGCCGCCCCCCAATTGGCCAATGTGGGGAGTGTACCGAGCGCCACTTGATCTCGAACGAGTACGACTCTTTCTCAGAGCCTATAATGCAGTTGTTCCGTTATCGCGCACCGAAGTTCAGGCACTACCGGCGATGCTCGAAGTCATCTGGCTTCAGGGAAATTTGCGCCGAACACTCAGCACGCCAGATGCCGAACCTGAATATCACCTTGAATTGCTGGGACAGGGACAATGGCTAGCTGAGTGGATGGATCGTCATCGTGACCGCATTTTGGAAGCGGTAATGGTATACTGA